From a region of the Helianthus annuus cultivar XRQ/B chromosome 5, HanXRQr2.0-SUNRISE, whole genome shotgun sequence genome:
- the LOC110939764 gene encoding uncharacterized protein LOC110939764, with amino-acid sequence MLPERRGVFAGSDPIKPAADHGVPAVRRSRKSGRIRLLFWIFSFAALFSICIATFGFKMFFHGVEEHQSFLLSTDVKDVQVEANTTEQPKKKPHRARFYPCKVELKDSVEARDEPKTFWNFVKFSLQYVVRENIQSHANHITPRFGGHQTLEEREQSFRAVNQTIHCGFVEGFDGSPNTGFDLDNEDKMYMYTCTIVVSSCIFGSSDFLRRPTSKMISQFSKENVCFIMFVDKETLVKLSKEGSIPDEKRFIGLWRMVVVSNLPYDDMRKTGKVPKFLSHRLFPSARYSIWLDSKLRLHTDPMLLIEYFLWRNNAEYAISNHYTRHCVWDEVQQNKRLNKYNHTAIDQQFLFYQSDGLHKFDPSDPNKPLPSYVPEGSVIVRAHTPMSNLFSCLWFNEVDRFTSRDQLSFGYAFLKLKRTNPDKPFVLHMFKDCERRAITKLFHHRNP; translated from the exons TGTTACCGGAGAGGAGAGGAGTTTTTGCCGGTTCAGATCCGATTAAACCTGCTGCTGATCATGGCGTACCGGCTGTTCGTCGTAGCAGGAAGTCTGGACGTATACGATTGTTGTTTTGGATATTCTCGTTTGCTGCTCTCTTCTCCATTTGTATCGCTACTTTTGGATTTAAGATGTTCTTCCATG GTGTAGAAGAGCATCAAAGCTTTTTGTTATCAACAGATGTTAAAGATGTACAAGTAGAAGCAAATACCACCGAACAACCAAAAAAGAAGCCTCATAGGGCAC GTTTTTACCCTTGCAAAGTTGAGTTAAAAGACTCAGTCGAAGCACGTGATGAGCCCAAAACCTTTTGGAACTTTGTAAAGTTTTCATTACAATACGTAGTGAGAGAGAACATACAATCCCATGCAAATCATATTACTCCGAGATTTGGAGGTCATCAAACCCTTGAAGAAAGAGAACAGTCTTTCCGAGCAGTCAATCAAACAATACACTGCGGTTTTGTAGAGGGATTTGACGGGTCTCCAAACACTGGGTTTGATTTGGACAACGAGGACAAAATGTACATGTATACTTGTACTATTGTTGTATCATCCTGTATTTTTGGAAGCTCGGACTTTTTACGAAGGCCAACTAGCAAAATG ATCAGTCAATTCTCAAAGGAGAACGTGTGTTTCATTATGTTTGTTGACAAGGAAACACTTGTAAAACTTTCAAAGGAGGGAAGTATTCCCGATGAAAAAAGATTTATCGGGTTATGGAGGATGGTTGTCGTAAGCAATCTACCATATGACGACATGAGGAAAACCGGAAAAGTGCCGAAATTTTTGTCTCATCGTCTCTTCCCGTCAGCCAG GTATTCCATTTGGCTTGATAGCAAGCTGAGGCTTCATACAGACCCAATGCTGCTAATTGAATATTTTCTATGGCGGAATAACGCAGAATATGCAATTTCCAACCATTACACTCGTCATTGTGTGTGGGATGAAGTACAACAAAATAAACGCTTAAATAAATACAATCACACAGCAATCGACCAACAGTTTTTGTTTTATCAGTCTGATGGTCTTCATAAGTTTGACCCTTCTGACCCGAATAAACCTCTTCCTAGCT ATGTTCCGGAAGGTTCTGTTATTGTTAGGGCGCATACTCCAATGTCAAACTTATTTTCATGTCTTTGGTTTAATGAAGTTGATCGGTTTACGTCACGTGATCAATTAAGCTTTGGATATGCTTTCTTAAAGTTGAAACGGACGAACCCTGATAAACCATTTGTGCTACATATGTTTAAG GATTGTGAACGCAGAGCAATCACAAAGCTATTTCATCACAGGAATCCCTAA